In the Deltaproteobacteria bacterium genome, GTTCATTAAATTGCCGGTCTATTCTTCAAAAGAAATGAGATAACTTTCGTTATACTCGGTTGGTAAGATTTAGAGCTCTTACCGGCTCATAGACCCGCACGTACAAAAATTTTGTCTGTTATTCAGTTTTCAAAGAGCCGGGAGCGCTGTTTGCGCCGCCGAGGTGAGGGGCCTTATAGGGGCCTAAACTTTTATCGTCAACAAGTATTTCACTGCTGGGCATCTTTTTTGATCCTTGTGGGATCCAAACGCCTATTCTTCGTCGGTAATCGACTTCTCTTCCTCTTCGTCCATCCCCTTCAGAGAACGGCCAAAATCTCGCATACCTTGTCCTAAGGCCTTCCCAAGAGCTGGTAACCGCTTAGCTCCAAAGACAAAAAAGAGGATCACGAGAATCATCGCTAATTCGCCCGTACCCAATCCAAACATGTGTGGCTCCTTGTATTGTCGCCTAAGCGGCTCAGAATGACCCAAGATCAATCGATTTTTAGCAAATCACTAAGAATAGGGGCTTCATAATGCCCCTGGCTCTATCAAACAAGCCCTGGGACTAATTGTAGCAGGCTTGCCATCGGTTCTGGAAGAGAAGCTTCAACTGCTATTTCTTCAGTAGTTCTAGGATGTTTGAAAACCAGCTTCCAGGCATGCAGCGCTTGATGCTCAAGTAGCTGAGCCAAGCCTCGAACTTCTTTCGACTTAATACGAGACCACTGCCGACCACCATAAAGGGGATCACCTATCAACGGATGATTCATATCAGTGAAATGAACTCGGATTTGATGGGTCCGCCCTGTTTCGAGAACAATCGAGACCAAGGATATGCCATCCCGGCTACCAAGCACCTCGTACCGTGTAACGGCTTCCTTGCCTTTTTTAACCTTCGAGCTGAATTTTTTACGCTCTCGGGGGTGACGGCCGTGCAAAGTGGCAATCTTGGTTTTTGCTCGAATCGGTACACCCATAACGAGGGCCAAATAATTCTTATGTACTTCACGCTCGGCAAATTGATTGGCCAGGTGCTCGTGAACGAAGTCGTTTTTTGCGACAACCATACAGCCGCTGGTACCACGGTCTAAACGGTGAACAATTCCGGGACGAAGTTCACCACCGATTCCCGATAGGTCTTTGCAGTGATGTAGCAATCCGTGCACCAAAGTTCCTGTAGCGTGGCCTGCGCCAGGATGAACCACCAAATCGGGTTTCTTGTTGACGACAATAAGATCGCTGTCTTCAAAGAGCACTTCGAGATCCATTGCTTCGGGGGTTAGCTTTGTTGGCACCGGCTCAGGCACAACCAACGTGATGGTTTCGCCACCTCTGGTTTTGGTGGCAGGCTTAACAACCGCATCATTCACGAGTAATTGACCCTGTTCAATCCATTGCCGCACCCGGTTACGGCTCGCGGTCACGACTTGACTGGGCAACGTACCCTCTTCTGAATCCGCAAGCAGTTCCATGACTGCAGCATCAAGACGTGTTCCTGCCAAACTTAGCGGAACATGAAGCGTAATAGATTGTTTGGACATATTGTTGAGCTACCAAATGGGTGAGCTGACCTGCCCTTTGGTTCCTAGAATGATATCGACGACCGCTCGCTCATAGAAATTGGTTTGAGCACGAATACTCTCGTCCACGCGGCTCACATAGAGTGAGCGCCCCTCTTCTAGTTCGTCAGCTAAGGCCTCAAAAAATGTATCATTTTCGATAGCTTCAATGATTCGTTCCTCGTTGTACAAGGAGATATCGGAAGCAATCGCTCTTGCTAATCGAACTGCTTTTTCGGGTTTGGTTATTGATGCCATATGACAGATTACTCTCCCGCACGTACCCGGGTCAAGAAGTCCTCTACGGTGTTAATTGTAAATCGTCGACTTCATGGACCAGGCGCCCACTGTCTTCAATCACCCAAATGTCGAGTTCACTATCTTCGTCTAAATTATTCACCGCCACCGCGCGAAAAGAATCTGCTCGGACCGCCGGTACATAATCAAATGGCAGTGGGTGAACGATCTCGCCGTTATCGTCTCGCGCCCCGACATAATCATTGTGGCCGAGGTAAATCGTGTAACGCCCATAAATAGGGTTGAAATCTAGTTCTGAAAAGTTGGCATAGCGCCCATGTTCGTCCAGGAACCGCATCTGAACCCGGTGGAGTTTCGTCAACTCCTCCCGAGCCATCTCTTGAATCAGACCGGTCTCCAAAGACGAGCGGTCTTCAAACCATCCAACCAAAAACCAGACCTGCAAGACTAAAATAAGAACGCCGGTTATAATCGCTCCAAGTGCCTGCCTGAATCCACTGTGGATACGCAGCTGTTCTGGTAACCCCGCATGAACAAAAGTCCCCATCCCAATTCCCAGAAGCGATAGCGGAAAAAGCAGAGAACCAGCGAGGCTTACGCTCAGAGCGACCCGTCCAGTATTCTTGGCAATCCCCGCAGCACGAAATGCCCGAGTACGCGTTGCAACCGCCGCACGTTCGTTTGGAAAGGTTGATGGTCCCGAAACATGAGGAATCACGTGCTCCGTCGCACAGACACAGTAGGTGTAGGGCTCGTGGCGGGCTTCCCAAGAAGAGAGTTCTATTTGCTGCCCACACTTAAGGCACGTTAGTCGCATCTTACGCTCCGCCGCCGCCCCGCTCGATCAGTTCGATGAAACTTGTAGCGACACGCTCAGCATCAAGACCGAGCATTCGAGCATAAAGAGTGACAAAGCCTCGCGTATAAACCTTCGCAGGCAATGTAGCGTAATCGTCGGCCTCTATCGCACGTAAATAGCGTTTCGAAATCTTCGTTGTTGCGGCGATATCGTCTAAAGACAAACCAGCTGTCTCTCGCAGCGTTTTAAGCAAGGCACCGCTGATGTCTTTATCTGCCGTCAGCTCAGCCAAAACTTCCGGGGTCAAGACCACTTTAGTAGGCGTAGGCTTTTCCGGCGTTGTCATAGTTTGATTCAACGCGCGCTCGGCTGCACGATGACGCGGCTCCGTCTGAGGCGCTGCACTTGGCTCAGTTCGAACGGTTTTTCGCGG is a window encoding:
- a CDS encoding twin-arginine translocase TatA/TatE family subunit; amino-acid sequence: MFGLGTGELAMILVILFFVFGAKRLPALGKALGQGMRDFGRSLKGMDEEEEKSITDEE
- a CDS encoding RluA family pseudouridine synthase, whose amino-acid sequence is MSKQSITLHVPLSLAGTRLDAAVMELLADSEEGTLPSQVVTASRNRVRQWIEQGQLLVNDAVVKPATKTRGGETITLVVPEPVPTKLTPEAMDLEVLFEDSDLIVVNKKPDLVVHPGAGHATGTLVHGLLHHCKDLSGIGGELRPGIVHRLDRGTSGCMVVAKNDFVHEHLANQFAEREVHKNYLALVMGVPIRAKTKIATLHGRHPRERKKFSSKVKKGKEAVTRYEVLGSRDGISLVSIVLETGRTHQIRVHFTDMNHPLIGDPLYGGRQWSRIKSKEVRGLAQLLEHQALHAWKLVFKHPRTTEEIAVEASLPEPMASLLQLVPGLV